The genomic interval CATGGCCTTGCGCATCAGGTTCTTGCCGAAGAAAACCTGGCTGACGAACAGGATCACGGCCGAGGCCCAGTACAGGATGGTGGGCTTCCACAGCATGAAGGTCTTGTCGTGGAAATAGATGGTGGCACCGCCGAAGACGACGATGACGACGAAGGAGACCCAGAGCATGCCATCGACCTTGCGCCGGCGCGCCACCAGGTAGCCGATCTGCAGGACGGTGGCGAGGATGCCGACGGCGGTGGCCAGCATGATGGCGGCCTGGTCGGCGGCGACGGTACCCCCCGATACCAGGCCGCCCAGGTATTGCTGCACGAGCGCGGCGGCGGCCGCCTCGTTTCCGTTCCCCCATTTATAGGCGATGAAGAAGAGAATCAGGGGAAAAAGGTCGAACAGGAATTTCATGTCGCTCCAGGTGCGGGCAAATAAAGTGGGAAATCAGATTGCCTCGAACCGCAGCGCGGCCGAGTTGATGCAGTAGCGCAGCCCGGTCGGCGGCGGGCCGTCGGGGAACACGTGGCCGAGATGGGCGTCGCAGACGGCGCAGATGATCTCGGTGCGCACCATGCCGTGGGTACGGTCGGTCTTTTCGATCACGTTCTCGGGGTCGAGCGCCTTGAAATAGCTGGGCCAGCCGCAGCCGGACTCGAACTTGGCGTCCGACTCGAACAGGGGCGTATCGCAGCAGACGCAGCGATAAATGCCGTGCTCGTGGTGGTCCCAGAACTTGCCGGTGAAGGCGCGTTCGGTGGCCGCATGGCGCGTTACCTGGTATTCCATCGGGTCGAGCTGGGCACGCCACTCGGCGTCGGTCTTGGTCAGTTTTTCGGTCATGATGGTTTTTCCTGAATGATTCAATCGAGCGGCTCACGGCGCACGAAGCAGGGCTCACGAAGAGCAGCTTACCTCGAGGTGCGTAGCCCAGTCCGGCGGCAGCGCGGCGTAGGCCTCGCGCCCCGGCTGCTCGTCGAACGGTTGTTCCAGCACGGCGAGCAAGTCGCGCACGCCGGTATAGTCGCCGTTCTGCGCCTGTTCGATGGCTTGCTGGGCCAGATAGTTTCGCAGAACGTACTTGGGATTGACGCGGTTCATGGCCTCGCGCCGGCTTGCATCCTGGCTGTTTTCCTGGCGCAGGCGTTCGCGGTAGCGCAGCGCCCATTCGTCGAAGGCGGGGCGGTCGATGAACAGGTCGCGCAGGGGCGCGTCGCTCTGGGCAAGGTCACCGTCGGGCGCGATGCGCAGGTCTCCCAGGCGCCGGAACAGCTGCGTGAAGTCGACGTGGCTCGCCTGCATGATGGTGAACAGGCTGTCGAAGAGAAGCCG from Massilia sp. Se16.2.3 carries:
- the msrB gene encoding peptide-methionine (R)-S-oxide reductase MsrB → MTEKLTKTDAEWRAQLDPMEYQVTRHAATERAFTGKFWDHHEHGIYRCVCCDTPLFESDAKFESGCGWPSYFKALDPENVIEKTDRTHGMVRTEIICAVCDAHLGHVFPDGPPPTGLRYCINSAALRFEAI
- a CDS encoding septation protein A; the encoded protein is MKFLFDLFPLILFFIAYKWGNGNEAAAAALVQQYLGGLVSGGTVAADQAAIMLATAVGILATVLQIGYLVARRRKVDGMLWVSFVVIVVFGGATIYFHDKTFMLWKPTILYWASAVILFVSQVFFGKNLMRKAMEEALPLPDALWPRVGFIWIGFFILLGALNLLMAFVVLKDDTNAWVNFKMYGMTAIFFIFTVALSLLLVKHVPQEEA